The Thioalkalivibrio sulfidiphilus HL-EbGr7 genome includes a window with the following:
- a CDS encoding MotA/TolQ/ExbB proton channel family protein, giving the protein MDIGLVFEQGDWVLIGVFLILLLMSVATWALIFGRTVTALRIRRDNRAFQQAFWDARGDAQALARAEQSGSPLAAIARAGIRGLKHYRSRDPQRLGDACSSDEFLVRTIRNALGREQARQQSGLTVLASVGSTAPFVGLFGTVWGIYHALMDIAAAGNASMEVVAGPLGEALVATAAGLAAAIPAVLAYNASHRFNRSLAQEMDAFAHDLHAYLTTGAAVATGIIKQPDMNGSQAVAESA; this is encoded by the coding sequence ATGGATATTGGATTGGTGTTCGAGCAGGGGGACTGGGTGCTGATCGGGGTGTTCCTGATCCTGCTGCTGATGTCCGTGGCCACCTGGGCCCTGATCTTCGGCAGGACGGTCACGGCGCTGCGCATACGCCGGGACAATCGTGCCTTTCAGCAGGCGTTCTGGGATGCCCGAGGTGATGCCCAGGCCCTGGCACGGGCGGAACAGTCCGGCTCTCCCCTGGCGGCCATCGCGCGGGCAGGCATCCGCGGACTCAAGCATTACCGCAGCCGGGATCCGCAGAGACTGGGAGACGCCTGCAGCAGCGACGAATTTCTGGTGCGCACCATCCGCAACGCCCTGGGCCGTGAACAGGCGCGTCAGCAGAGCGGTTTGACGGTGCTCGCGTCCGTGGGCAGCACGGCGCCCTTTGTGGGGTTGTTCGGTACCGTGTGGGGCATCTATCACGCCCTGATGGATATCGCTGCCGCAGGTAATGCCTCCATGGAAGTGGTGGCAGGCCCCCTGGGCGAGGCCCTGGTGGCCACGGCAGCGGGTCTGGCGGCGGCCATCCCGGCAGTGCTGGCCTACAACGCCAGCCATCGCTTCAACCGCAGCCTGGCCCAGGAGATGGATGCCTTCGCCCACGACCTGCATGCCTACCTGACCACCGGCGCCGCCGTGGCCACGGGCATCATCAAGCAGCCGGACATGAACGGCTCTCAGGCCGTGGCGGAGTCCGCCTGA
- a CDS encoding TonB-dependent receptor family protein: MSASTCPSRRPDPGALFSLRSLPCAVAAALGTLVLLPATTMAEGQLLPRIEVVGSAEEDKARQPGAVVVVTEEDLELWQPLSTEDALRHVPGVHIKREEESAVVANIGIRGLSASDYKTLILEDGVPVAPGLFVGNGRYFNPRIQRMEGVEVLKGPAAVRYGPNTVGGVINYLTKTPEDGVVVSGRVGSHNLRESTVELGGSAPSGDAIIGAVVTWAESDGFMDKGYRMSDVMVKGGMAVGEDQWIGVKFSHYNNDANISYRGLFPDAYEAGAKFNPAPDDYFLTERQAFDVNHEWQISDAARLNTVLYWSQMYRDYWRFDLVGGSPTTVIDGLTQWNYSDSVTGNNRAFERVGMDSRLRVDHGGFGMRNEAEIGLRYMDESMIDTRVRATREQPRHGLVDRNEKQTAQSLAVFAENRFFVNDRLAITPGLRVETYEQRRDDRVNNANDGKSSNTELLPGVGATFQLNPQVQFYGGIYRAFAPPLNNQSIVTGVDQKLDAERSTNVEVGVRGRQGNLRYEMTAFQMDFSNQVTPAVSGDLANANAGSTLHRGLEFMLGYDWANGVFVDANLTYIPTSEYREDRGNGIDKGNRLPYSPELVANLSVGYISGPLKTALSGNYVSEQYGDGQNSVDFVQTGVWGGRMPSYYTFDLTGMYDVNARLSVFGAVKNLTDERYIGGLRQGIYVGPERSFEAGARYRF; this comes from the coding sequence ATGTCCGCGAGTACCTGTCCGTCGAGACGCCCGGATCCGGGCGCCCTGTTTTCACTGCGCAGCCTGCCCTGCGCCGTCGCAGCTGCCCTGGGCACGCTGGTGCTACTGCCCGCAACCACCATGGCGGAAGGCCAGCTGCTGCCCAGGATCGAGGTGGTCGGCTCGGCAGAGGAGGACAAAGCCCGCCAGCCGGGTGCCGTGGTCGTGGTCACCGAGGAGGACCTGGAACTCTGGCAACCGCTATCCACCGAGGATGCACTGCGGCACGTGCCCGGTGTTCATATCAAGCGGGAGGAGGAGTCCGCGGTGGTCGCCAACATCGGCATCCGCGGCCTGAGCGCGTCGGATTACAAGACGCTGATTCTCGAGGATGGTGTGCCGGTGGCTCCCGGTCTGTTCGTTGGCAACGGGCGCTACTTTAACCCGCGCATCCAGCGCATGGAGGGGGTCGAGGTGCTCAAGGGGCCTGCGGCAGTGCGTTACGGTCCGAATACCGTCGGTGGCGTGATCAATTACCTGACCAAGACGCCCGAGGACGGCGTGGTGGTCAGCGGTCGTGTCGGTTCGCACAACCTGCGTGAATCCACCGTGGAACTCGGCGGCAGCGCACCCTCGGGTGACGCGATCATCGGCGCCGTGGTCACGTGGGCCGAAAGCGATGGCTTCATGGACAAGGGTTACAGGATGTCCGATGTCATGGTCAAGGGCGGCATGGCCGTCGGCGAGGATCAGTGGATCGGCGTCAAGTTCAGCCATTACAACAACGACGCCAACATCTCCTACCGGGGCCTGTTTCCTGATGCCTATGAGGCGGGGGCGAAGTTCAACCCGGCCCCCGATGACTACTTCCTGACGGAACGCCAGGCCTTCGACGTCAACCACGAATGGCAGATCAGCGATGCCGCACGCCTGAACACGGTCCTCTACTGGAGCCAGATGTATCGCGATTACTGGCGCTTCGACCTGGTGGGCGGCAGTCCCACCACGGTGATCGATGGTCTGACCCAGTGGAACTACAGCGATTCGGTGACCGGCAACAACCGTGCATTCGAACGGGTGGGCATGGACTCCCGTCTGCGAGTGGATCATGGAGGCTTCGGCATGCGCAATGAAGCGGAGATTGGTCTGCGTTACATGGACGAGAGCATGATCGATACGAGGGTGAGGGCCACCCGTGAGCAGCCCCGGCACGGGCTTGTCGACCGCAATGAAAAACAGACGGCCCAGAGTCTGGCCGTGTTTGCCGAGAACCGCTTCTTTGTCAACGACCGTCTGGCCATCACGCCGGGTCTGCGGGTCGAGACCTATGAGCAGCGTCGCGATGACCGGGTGAATAACGCCAATGACGGCAAGTCCAGCAATACCGAGTTGCTGCCCGGAGTCGGCGCCACGTTTCAGTTGAATCCCCAGGTCCAGTTCTATGGCGGCATCTACAGGGCGTTTGCGCCGCCGCTCAATAACCAGTCGATCGTCACGGGCGTGGACCAGAAGCTGGATGCCGAGCGGTCGACCAACGTGGAAGTGGGTGTGCGAGGACGTCAGGGCAATCTGCGGTATGAGATGACCGCCTTCCAGATGGATTTCAGCAATCAGGTCACCCCGGCGGTCAGTGGTGATCTGGCGAATGCCAACGCCGGCAGCACCCTGCACCGGGGGCTGGAGTTCATGCTGGGCTATGACTGGGCCAACGGGGTGTTCGTGGATGCCAACCTGACCTACATCCCAACCTCGGAATACCGCGAGGACAGGGGCAACGGCATCGACAAGGGTAATCGGCTCCCGTACTCCCCCGAACTGGTTGCCAATCTCAGCGTGGGCTACATCTCCGGCCCGCTCAAGACGGCCCTGTCCGGTAACTATGTGAGCGAGCAGTACGGAGATGGACAGAACTCGGTCGACTTCGTGCAGACCGGAGTCTGGGGTGGCCGCATGCCGAGTTACTACACCTTCGACCTGACCGGCATGTACGACGTGAACGCCCGTCTCAGCGTCTTCGGTGCCGTGAAGAACCTCACCGATGAACGCTACATCGGTGGACTGCGCCAGGGTATCTACGTCGGTCCCGAACGGAGCTTCGAGGCCGGGGCCCGCTATCGGTTCTAG
- the hemP gene encoding hemin uptake protein HemP, translating into MKSENQDAQITPGRETGESLAGSPARVVSSHVLLGRQRRLQIDHGGERYVLRVTRQGKLILTK; encoded by the coding sequence ATGAAATCCGAAAATCAGGACGCGCAGATCACACCTGGGCGTGAAACCGGAGAATCCCTTGCAGGGAGTCCCGCGCGCGTGGTGTCCAGCCATGTACTGCTGGGTCGTCAGCGGCGCCTGCAGATCGACCATGGGGGTGAGCGCTACGTGTTGCGCGTGACCCGGCAGGGGAAGCTCATCCTGACCAAATGA
- a CDS encoding ExbD/TolR family protein, which translates to MAFGGFSQDGAGEMAEINVIPLVDIMLVLLVIFIITAPVITHAVKVDLPKASHEVNQLRPETVTLSIDAQGGLYWNNDPVAAERLEIRLARAAAEHSDMELHLRADQETPYERVAWVLTRARSAGVVRIGFITQPEGE; encoded by the coding sequence ATGGCCTTCGGCGGCTTCAGTCAGGACGGTGCGGGCGAGATGGCGGAGATCAACGTGATCCCCCTGGTGGACATCATGCTGGTGCTGCTGGTGATCTTCATCATCACTGCGCCGGTGATCACCCATGCGGTCAAGGTGGACCTGCCCAAGGCCAGCCACGAGGTGAATCAGCTCAGGCCCGAGACCGTGACTCTGAGCATAGACGCCCAAGGCGGACTGTACTGGAACAACGACCCCGTTGCCGCGGAGCGTCTGGAAATCCGCCTGGCCCGGGCGGCGGCGGAGCATTCGGACATGGAACTGCACCTGCGTGCCGACCAGGAGACCCCCTATGAGCGGGTGGCCTGGGTGCTCACGCGGGCACGCTCGGCGGGTGTGGTGCGCATCGGCTTCATCACCCAGCCGGAAGGAGAGTGA